Genomic segment of Gloeocapsa sp. PCC 7428:
AGCCCCATTCGTTGTCGTACCATGCCATGACTTTTACCATGTCACCACCCATAACTAAGGTCAAACTAGCATCGACAATTGAGGAGGCATCATGACCTTGATAATCTGAGGAAACGAGTGGTAAGTCACTGTATGCCAAAATACCTTTGAGCGAGTTTTCCGCAGCATCTTGAAGTGCTTGGTTAACTTCTTCTGCAAAAGTTGCTTTCTCAACTTGAATGACAAAATCTACCATGGATACGTTGGGAGTGGGTACGCGCAACGCAACGCCATTAAGCTTACCCTTAAGATCTGGCAAGACTAGCGCAACTGCTTTAGCGGCTCCTGTCGAAGTTGGGACAATGTTCATCGCCGCTGCTCTGGCTCGGCGTACATCGCGGTGACTCGCATCGAGTAAACGCTGATCTCCGGTGTAGCTGTGCGTGGTGGTCATTGTGCCTTTAATGATGCCAAATTTTTCATGGAGAACTTTGGCGATCGGCGCAAGACAGTTAGTCGTACAACTTGCGTTGCTGATGATCGTGTGTTTATCGTGGTCGTAGTCATGATGATTCACACCAACGACAAACGTACCGTCATCGTTTTTTCCTGGAGCAGTAATCAGAACTTTTTTAGCGCCAGCGTTTAAATGCTTTGTTGCCCCTTCTCGGCTGGTAAAAACACCTGTTGATTCAATAATCAGGTCAATTTCCCATTCTTTCCAAGGCAAGTTTTCTGGATTGCGATCTGATGTGCATTTAACGGTCTTGCCATTAACGATGAT
This window contains:
- a CDS encoding type I glyceraldehyde-3-phosphate dehydrogenase; this translates as MIRVAINGFGRIGRNFMRCWVGRENSNIDLVAINDTSDPRTNAHLLKYDTMLGTLKNADISADDNSIIVNGKTVKCTSDRNPENLPWKEWEIDLIIESTGVFTSREGATKHLNAGAKKVLITAPGKNDDGTFVVGVNHHDYDHDKHTIISNASCTTNCLAPIAKVLHEKFGIIKGTMTTTHSYTGDQRLLDASHRDVRRARAAAMNIVPTSTGAAKAVALVLPDLKGKLNGVALRVPTPNVSMVDFVIQVEKATFAEEVNQALQDAAENSLKGILAYSDLPLVSSDYQGHDASSIVDASLTLVMGGDMVKVMAWYDNEWGYSQRVLDLAELVAQKWK